A portion of the Malania oleifera isolate guangnan ecotype guangnan chromosome 3, ASM2987363v1, whole genome shotgun sequence genome contains these proteins:
- the LOC131151010 gene encoding uncharacterized protein LOC131151010, translating to MKTVSLTSSSVKSSTTVMEEDRSETRDSCYFPGCRKDANCKCDICLASFNATLDLMPSSIHRSSLTKFSSSKPARRSPVSFNPSILLTPKTKSTRQIPVSSPAVGSTARLNLPNKEKGREKKWGCGFYFWRLVLGMSLILVAELGFHRVVPTVLNPKLSPVIVRNAWEGSWVVQDLNGRLEHLQRELQGFVDGKVANCSDMDYKWKVNQDGLLLSSHCTLYKSVTEEVNIWGWPLQTAGLLTTEFSSRSFTILSGRVTEWSNGKFGYLIRMANSSWIQRKWSASAVQLDPGTWVLEYQHNSILENSRLCSAAAEFVMFRMARLLGSIKQQLWKLPEDDDFTTGESFKVPT from the exons ATGAAAACGGTATCTCTAACATCATCCTCTGTTAAATCAAGCACCACCGTAATGGAAGAAGACAGATCCGAGACTCGTGACAGCTGCTACTTCCCCGGCTGCCGTAAAGACGCCAACTGCAAGTGCGACATCTGCTTGGCCAGCTTCAACGCCACCCTCGACCTCATGCCCTCCAGCATTCACAGAAGCTCTCTCACGAAGTTCTCTTCTTCCAAACCTGCCCGGCGAAGCCCCGTCTCTTTCAATCCCTCGATTTTGTTGACACCCAAAACGAAGAGTACTCGTCAAATTCCTGTTTCTTCTCCGGCTGTTGGTTCCACGGCAAGATTGAATCTACCCAACAAGGAGAAGGGGAGGGAGAAAAAATGGGGTTGTGGGTTTTATTTTTGGCGTTTAGTTTTGGGCATGAGCTTGATTCTAGTGGCGGAACTCGGGTTTCACCGGGTGGTTCCTACAGTTTTAAATCCCAAATTGTCACCGGTTATAGTGAGAAATGCTTGGGAAGGATCTTGGGTGGTGCAAGATTTGAACGGGAGATTGGAGCATTTGCAGAGAGAGTTACAGGGTTTTGTTGATGGAAAGGTAGCAAATTGCAGCGATATGGATTATAAGTGGAAGGTGAATCAG gatggattgcTCCTAAGCTCGCATTGTACTCTGTACAAGTCGGTGACAGAGGAAGTGAACATATGGGGATGGCCTTTGCAGACTGCTGGATTGCTTACTACTGAATTTTCGTCACGATCATTCACCATTTTATCTGGCAGAGTTACAGAG TGGTCCAATGGGAAGTTTGGGTATTTGATACGGATGGCAAATAGTTCGTGGATACAGAGGAAATGGAGTGCTTCTGCTGTGCAGTTAGACCCTGGTACTTGGGTTCTTGAATATCAGCACAACTCAATATTGGAGAATTCAAGATTGTGCTCGGCTGCTGCAGAGTTTGTTATGTTTAGGATGGCGAGGTTGCTTGGAAGCATAAAACAGCAATTATGGAAGTTGCCTGAGGACGACGATTTTACAACTGGAGAAAGTTTCAAGGTCCCAACTTAA
- the LOC131151011 gene encoding pentatricopeptide repeat-containing protein At4g14820, producing the protein MATLNQNVLAFPSHPTPSRPKPTNLHHHNLFSALTTATSLTHLKQVHAQILRSGLDRSTSLLLKLVFSSCALSSSLDYALAVFNQIPDPDTHLCNRLLRELSRSVEPRKTLLAYEKMRKEDVGVDRFSFPPLLKASSRVSSLVEGMEIHGLASKLGFDSDPFVQTGLVRMYAACGRILDARLMFDKMPLRDVVTWSIMIDGYSQNGHLDEVLLLYDEMKVSNVEPDGMILSTILSACGRAGNLSYGKAIHEFITENNITIDPHLQSALITMYASCGSMDLAQRIFEKMSPEGMIASTAMVSGYSRLGQIDAARSIFDQMVEKDLVCWSAMIAGYAECDWPQEALKMFNDMQLKGIKPDYVTMLSVISACARLGALEPAKWVHLYVDQNGFGKSFRVSNALIDMHAKCGSLERAKGVFDKMPCKNVISWTTMISAFAMHGDASNALKLFHQMKAENVEPNEVTFVGVLYACSHAGLVDKGREIFASMINEYSITPKHEHYGCMVDLFGRANLLREALEVIETMPFAPNAIIWGSLMSACRLHGETELGEFAAKQLLELEPDHDGAHVLLSNIYAKQRRWDDVGDMRNQMKHRGIFKERGCSRIELNNEIHEFFMADKNHKNADEIYDKLYEVVDELKLIGYTPNINSVLVDLEDEEKRELVLWHSEKLALCYGLMSGARGSCIRIVKNLRVCEDCHAFMKLVSKVYEREIIVRDRTRFHHYKDGVCSCKDYW; encoded by the exons ATGGCAACCCTGAACCAGAACGTCTTAGCCTTCCCCTCTCACCCAACTCCCTCAAGGCCAAAACCCACCAACCTCCACCATCACAACCTCTTCTCAGCTCTCACCACCGCCACCTCCCTCACCCACCTCAAACAAGTCCACGCCCAAATTCTCCGTTCCGGCCTCGACCGCTCCACTTCTCTCCTGCTCAAGCTCGTATTCTCCTCCTGCGCCCTCTCATCCAGCCTCGACTACGCTCTCGCCGTCTTCAACCAAATCCCCGACCCCGACACTCATCTCTGCAATCGATTGTTGCGAGAATTGTCGCGGAGCGTTGAACCCCGTAAGACCCTTTTGGCGTatgagaaaatgaggaaagaaGACGTGGGCGTTGACAGATTCAGCTTCCCGCCGCTCTTGAAGGCGTCGTCTAGAGTTTCGTCTCTGGTTGAAGGAATGGAGATTCACGGGCTTGCATCGAAGTTGGGTTTCGATTCAGACCCATTCGTTCAGACAGGTTTGGTTAGGATGTATGCTGCTTGTGGGCGAATTTTGGATGCGCGGTTGATGTTTGATAAAATGCCGCTTCGAGATGTCGTTACGTGGAGCATTATGATTGATGG TTACTCTCAGAATGGCCATCTTGACGAGGTCTTATTGTTATATGATGAGATGAAGGTGTCTAACGTGGAGCCAGATGGGATGATTCTCTCAACAATTCTTTCTGCTTGTGGCCGTGCTGGGAATCTGAGCTATGGTAAAGCGATCCATGAGTTCATTACTGAGAATAACATCACAATTGACCCACATTTACAGAGTGCGCTTATCACCATGTATGCAAGTTGTGGCTCGATGGATTTGGCTCAGCGTATCTTTGAGAAGATGTCACCAGAAGGAATGATTGCCTCAACTGCCATGGTTTCTGGATATTCGAGACTTGGACAGATTGATGCTGCTCGTTCAATATTTGATCAAATGGTTGAAAAGGACTTGGTCTGTTGGAGTGCAATGATTGCTGGTTATGCTGAGTGTGATTGGCCTCAAGAGGCCCTTAAGATGTTTAATGATatgcaattgaagggtataaaaCCTGACTATGTCACCATGCTGAGTGTTATCTCAGCTTGCGCTCGTCTTGGTGCACTGGAACCAGCCAAATGGGTTCATTTATATGTTGATCAAAATGGGTTTGGAAAATCTTTTCGTGTTAGCAATGCCCTTATTGATATGCATGCCAAATGCGGGAGCTTGGAAAGAGCAAAAGGGGTTTTTGACAAGATGCCTTGTAAAAATGTGATATCTTGGACCACTATGATCAGTGCTTTTGCCATGCATGGGGATGCAAGCAATGCACTAAAGTTGTTTCATCAAATGAAAGCTGAAAATGTTGAACCAAATGAGGTTACGTTTGTGGGTGTGCTTTATGCTTGTAGCCATGCAGGACTCGTTGATAAGGGCCGGGAAATTTTTGCCTCAATGATTAATGAATACAGCATCACTCCCAAACATGAGCACTACGGTTGCATGGTGGACTTGTTTGGTCGTGCCAATCTCCTGAGAGAAGCTCTTGAAGTTATAGAGACGATGCCTTTTGCACCCAATGCAATCATTTGGGGATCATTGATGTCTGCTTGTCGGCTCCATGGTGAGACTGAATTAGGTGAATTTGCTGCAAAACAGCTTCTAGAACTAGAGCCAGACCATGATGGGGCACATGTGCTCTTATCAAACATCTATGCAAAACAAAGAAGGTGGGATGATGTTGGGGACATGAGGAACCAGATGAAGCATAGAGGGATTTTCAAGGAAAGGGGATGCAGTAGGATTGAATTGAACAATGAGATACATGAGTTTTTTATGGCagataaaaatcataaaaatgcaGATGAGATCTATGATAAATTATATGAGGTGGTTGATGAATTAAAGCTGATTGGTTATACTCCAAATATCAACAGTGTCTTGGTAGATTTAGAAGATGAAGAAAAGAGGGAACTTGTTTTATGGCACAGCGAGAAGTTGGCACTTTGTTATGGGCTGATGAGTGGGGCAAGGGGATCTTGCATTCGCATAGTTAAGAATCTTAGGGTTTGTGAGGACTGTCATGCCTTTATGAAGTTGGTGTCCAAGGTGTATGAGAGGGAGATCATTGTCAGAGATAGGACTAGGTTTCACCATTATAAAGATGGTGTGTGCTCTTGTAAAGACTATTGGTGA